DNA sequence from the Alosa sapidissima isolate fAloSap1 chromosome 13, fAloSap1.pri, whole genome shotgun sequence genome:
CCGCCCTAGAATGACTGCCATCCTCTTTGTCTGCCGAGCCATCTAATTCACTTCAGCCTGTCCACTTCCTGTAGGGCGTTTGAGAAGCCCATTCCTGTCCAAACAGTCCAGCGACGAGAGACCCCCATCTCCCCAGCCTATTTGTGTAAAAAAACCTGATCCTGTTGGATACCTTAttgaagaaaaagaaacaacacCATATGGTAGGAATCCCTTTCTGTATCAAACTCTTGATGTTTTTGATACACATCATCCCATCCTGTCCTATCTTATCATAGCTAAATGTACATTGGAGTCTCATGTTCTCAACATTTACaggcaagaaaatgttttcatATTCAGTTTTATTATTCTTGCTCAGTTTTGGTTTAAAATAGAAAATACTCTACAAACAATACATCTTCTACAAAGTCATAAATACTCACTGGCCCTAAACTCTTTACCATAAGTTAACTCTAACCACAATCTGCCCCAATAACCCTAATTGGAAACAAATCTAAGGCTCTCTATACACTACGACCAGCACCTTACCTGTCAAATGAAGGCGCTGATCACTAAATAAGGTGCTGTTAAAATGTCATCTATGGTTTGTTTACAGAGCCTGAAGTTGTTCCAGAACCTGTACCAGAGCCTGTTGCTGTGGATCACTTTACTCATGATGATGTGGAGGAATTTGATGATGAATGGCAAGGTATTTTtgagttttttgttttgtttcaagaAATATATtacaactagaaaatgtaatttcaaggaaattaccagtgcatgaaaatgcaaaacatgctgtatattaacataaaatacaaaacaaacttttatttggaaacagttgtgggcagaggaaacagttggctggagtcatagttgataacaactgacagttgaaatagctgaacagttaaatagttgagtagtttaaatagtttaaattatttgatagtgaattattgtagtgaggacatttattttgaaacagttgtgggcagaggaaatagttgaacagaatctgtagtcttaaaggagaattccggtgtgatattgacctaaagtgtgttgaaacatgataccgagttgAAACTAtgaaaagcactggtagtttacttacaagactatttatacagacagtatcttcacaaagttaaGGGTTTGCAGctatcttgaatttagtcacgataagtcgggcgacgagtatgaatgaacaggtatgataaggtatcagattccaaaaataattctgtggaaatgcatggattccagtttctgaaactggaatccatgcatttccacagaattatttttggaatctgataccttatcatacctgttcattcttactcggaagtctaccaatgaagtgtggagatacgttGAGcctggtgtaaaacagtgatttatttgcatggctaggccgatgccgagtcaccccattgaaaaagcttttggtagcatcggctaactagcgccagattttggagtgcaggggacaagccgagatgggctgagatatacgttcacactcagtatcatgtttcaacacactttaggtcaatatcacactggaattctcagccagactgtatgcttaaagcctgagacagagtatatagtttaaaaatgtaatgtagatagtgtaatggatgttgatagacagaaagttgaatggacgttgataggcagattgtttaatggatgttgatggatagtttaatgggtggatgagtgatgGAGGATGAATgtatagaaagttggatggaatgtgccttatgcCCTTGTAGAATGGGGAGACACTgggagagttggcctagttgagcagaaagcagttgatacaggtgcaatcagttaaactggctctttgatggggcctTGTTGAGCAgttggaagttgatacaggtgcaaatcaagttaattagcccattgtgatgtcatagtgccaatgccaagtctatggggaaaaataaacttgtttttttattaatatctcaaaaagtataacgtTTACAaaggtgaaaaatacattcctcaagtgtccttttcaagacctacgttacaaagtttgaacgaagtttctacgtttgttgaagctgaattagacgcagaaatttggtgggaagaataagaggaagaagaagaagacttcggataacagaacagtgcattttcatgcactgtaatgatgttaaatattaaatatttcaTGGGAGTCTGAATATACAATATTCACTCAGACAAAGGGCAAGGTAAAGAGAGCTAGTTGTGTTCAGGCTGCCCTGTTCTTATCTGGCTCTGTGTGCTCAAGGCGTACGTATGATATGACTTTGTGTGACATAGCGAAAGGCTTTTCTCTGTCCTCTCCCACTGCTAGTTGTACCTGTTTTAAACCTTGTCCTCGTCTATCAGAGAAATGGTACCCCACAAGGAGTATCTGTTGGGAGCATGTGTACAGCTATTCGTTGTTTCAGCTGGTTCACAACATCTCCAGCATCATGAGTGCTGCCCATGCTTTATTCAACAAACTCTTCCAAGGCTCATGAGGGATGTCTCTCATATTTTCTTTGAAGTTACATTCAAAGTTAAAGTTATACGCCTACATTCATTGAAAAATCAATATTACAGGCTTGCAGATAAGTGCCACTTTGACTGTCCTAATGCTTAACCTGGCCACCAGCACACAGAGCTTGATTGTTTTCAAGGCCtcgatttatttttattatatatactttttttgagAGAAGGTGAGAAGGTGTTTGCTGCAACTGTGTACAAAACTCCAGTTTATCCTTTTACTCACACCACATGGCATTTCACTGTTGGCCTGGCATGAGTCATCAAATAATTTCCCTTATGTTGTTCAATTGGGCCCATGACTCCTCCAACAGGCTCAACAATTCATTTGTGTTTTGTCCAGGGTCCATAACCCTTTCTCAACCTGACATACAGTCAAGTATACACAAGATTCACTTCACTTTCAGTTCACTTCACTTTTTTACAGTACAGGATGTTGGTGAGGGTGAAACTTGGCCAGAGGCTAGTTTTAAATAGATACCCTACCACTGgtgttagcctgggtgttcccatgctgccttgcgcgcgatttgattcacgctgctaaggcagcctggagaccatggagcaaattttcgcctgagatagggaaccaatcacagaacaggggggaaagcaagacgatgatgagctatgcacagacgcatttgatagacatccgtggcacccaataaacggatctgggcatttttttcaaatacgagaaaatgaacgtttggttcccagaccacgtctcattgagaagtggtggcgctagccaggctaaccaCTGGTATGATTATGAGTGGACACCCTGTCAACTATAAATTCTATCATGGGAGACTGGAAGAGTTAAAAGGATTATTGAATTAGTATGGAGTTAGTCAGACTGAAATGCCCATCTGTTGCTTAGTCACTTTACTTATGAATgcgttttttgttgtttgtgtttgtgtgaaacgcATGTATTCCATGTAGCATAATGTTGATTAGCAAACTGGGGTGGCCTATCTGCTCACTGCAGTCCTGCCACAGATTGTCcttttataagtataagtaaatataagtaagtaagtatatatactcttttgatcctgtgagggaaatttggtctcccaatccgtgaatttgtaaaacacactcagcgcacagtgaacacacagtgaggttaagcacacactaatccctggcgcagtgagctgcctggaacaacagcggcgctcggggagcagtgaggggttaggtgccttgctcaagggcacttcagccatgcctactggtcggggttcgaaccggcaaccctccggttacaagtccaaagcactaaccagtaggccatggctgccacGGCTTTTCAGTGACCATATAATGTTGCTTTGTAGATTCAGAGGGATCAGAAAcagctggaggagaggagacacaaCCGGTTGGGACACACGAAGATCAACTCTATGAGACTGTTGCTGAAATCAATGATGATGCCTCCCAAGTTAGACTTTGTCTTTCCACTTTTTTGATCATGAAAAATATTTTCGCATGGCACAATTTCTGTTAATTTTGTGACTACTGTCCTTGGATCACAAGTGCAAAATacaccacatactgtatgaaaaCTTAAAGAATAACTGACATTTGGGTCTCAATGATTCTGTTGTGGCCAATTAAAATATTTAACTGCACTCTTTGTTTAGTATGCCCAAGATGCAGCTGACTCCACTGCAGTGGGAGAGGATGCTGGGAGGAGCATCAGTGCTAGGGCTCTATATGACTACCAAGCTAGTGAGTATAAGCTGAGAGAGTACTGGCCCATTGTTGCTGCTCAGTATCCAGCATCCACGATTTTCACTGTACACATACAGATATGATAAACGATGTGTGTAGTGGAAGGTTTCATGGCCGGTTCCATTCTCTCAACAGCGGACGATACAGAGATCACCTTTGACCCAAATGACATCATAACTGGAATCGAGATGATTGATGAAGGATGGTGGCGAGGATATGGCCCTGATGGCAACTATGGAATGTTCCCGGCCAATTACGTGGAATTACTGTAAACAAAGAAAGGCCTGACATAAGATTGTATTGTCATGACATGATCGTGAGCGAGAAAGCGAATGGAAGCATATTTTAAATCTGTTGATCAAGATAAGGTCATTCAAATCATGGGTTTGTGATGTTAGATTGTATAAAATAAATCATTTTTGTTAACTTGAGTAATAAACATACTTTGGTGATAAATCCCAGGGCTGTGGTTTCCTGGAAACAGGAATAATTGCTGTCACAGCTCACAACAATTTCACTTCCTCAGAGGTCAAAAATAAGTCAGTATATAGAATATGTATTCCACTGTCTGAACCATAGACtgtgttctatatatacagtctatggtctgaACAGCTTTTTGTCTGTTACAAAAGTCTATAGCTTCATGAAGGTCACTTTACTGGAGCAGTGGAGGCATACTGACATGCAAACTGTTTTCACTATTACTGATAGTCAGATCAACTTCCTTTAAAGCAATTGTCTGACCTTACTGAATGCAATGACACACATTTATTGGGGGTGGGCCTGGCCCGGCACATCCTGGAGAAACTTGCTGCATCAACCATCCCCAATCCCTGAACAAAAATTTATTGATTTTAAACACAAATTTAGAATAGGCTATGGTTGTGTCAATATAGCAATTAGCAAATAAAATGTTTGATGACAAATACAGGACTTATCGGCTGGCAGGTAGCCTATATCTCATATTAGcagtagtttctgggtttgtttggtAGCGTTAACCTTTCCTGgtttttcttctgacctagtcaGAGAATACAGGGGAGCCGAATTATCTGTAACTTCAGGGCTAACCCCATTTCCCTCTATCTGAAATTGGTTAGCAAAAGAACAAGGGCTTTTGTCTGTAGATTTATTTTCTGACACTATTGACACTATTATATCCAGTCTCAACAGCGCGTCTATTTTCTCCATACGCATCTCAGTTCTAAACGTGCACTTAAGTCTCCCTCGCAGTCTCTCCATCCTTGTGCACAGGCCGCATCATTATACAACAATAGGTTATGTTGCTTAGATACATTGTAGACAAGTAGACATTGTAAACAAGTAGGGCCTAGAAATTGAAGCCCCAGTATCTATTCATGGCCTTTCTTAAACTAAAGTGATCAATTTATGTTACCGAAACAGTTTTGTGCCCCCTTGGAAAAATAAAATGCCCGTCCATGAATTGGTGTCTGCTGCTGGGTCTGTCCAGTGCCCTGAAGTAAACAGGACAATGACATGGACCTCATGCTCTACTTAATTAGTGCATGTAGCCCTTGTAGTCATTAGCAGGACTTAAAGTGTTCAGGCACTGTGCTTGAATTCAGGCGTGGGCTGGGCTTTTGAAGATTTGAAATTAGTCAATATGTCTGCTATGACATCTTCAAAACTGTTTGGTaacatcagaaatgttctttgctttaagccctgcatTAACTGTGCATGGTTTGATGAAGATATAGCAAGCCAGTTGGGAGACATATTGTGCAAATGCTGTATTACATGGGCCCCATGTGATCTTGAGCTTTGACCTTGTTAATCGAGACTTGTAGTGATGAACTGTGTGAAGTTTGATGAAGCTCCTGTCTAACGTTCTCTCACACAATTTGGTCAAGTTCAACCAACAAATGCTGAATGCTAAATTgagaaaacatcacaaaaggGTTTTCTAACGATGGCATACTTTTACACACAATAATAAAATGATGACTAGTGATGGTCACAGAAAATAAGCCTTTTAGATATTCCATTCAAGAACAGCTGTTTTCAGCAGCATAGGCTACCACCGAAAAATGTGACGAGCTGTGAGATTTGATGTGTTTAatcaaaatgtgtgttttttgtaacAATGTGAGTTGACAGTTATACATGGTATGACAAATTGGGTCTAATGGGGTCTAATGTTCACAACACAAACCATTGCCTAGCTTTATCACATTATAATGAACATCTTATGGAGTCGGAAAAAAAAGTAGGTGAACAACTGAAACCAAGGCTATATAAAACACTTTGACTAAAACGGCTTTGTTTATTTGAGATATTTTCAACTGCTGGTTTAAGGgatcatagcctactttacaAATATTGTATAACTTATGAAAGTTGCAATTGCTCACAGTTGTAAGGCTTTGACCAGCCTATTAGCTTATCTATGTTTAAATCTTACCAGAACGCTATCTGAATAACTTCCTCTTCCTATTGGTATTCGATTCCTTGTAATCAAATATCAATAACTACAATTTAAAGTGGATCACAGACAAATAGCAACATTCCATGAAAATTTTTCATACTCCTCCATACATGACGTCAAATAAATGCGACGGTTAAATAAGGGACGTACGTTTACTCCCAACGTCATCAAGCTATACATTGGGGAAGAAGCGCTGTGAGAAGATGGCTGCAAGGTTACTTCTGCGTACTGCCGTTCGGGCCGCAACTACTGCCCGGGTTACCCCGGTGAAGACTCTAGCCCGTGGAATGGCTGCTGGAGGTATTATATGTACTGGACACAACTAACCGCAGATGTAATTAGCATCACCAACAGCATCAAATTGAAACACGGCCAAGGGCAGTCAATGGCACGCCATGGAGGATGCCTCAGTGGCCgcttagctaatgttaactaaaGTCAGCGTATGTAAGGAAATAGCTAGGCAGCTAGTAATGTAAAAGACGAATTCCTTTGACATCCATCATAAGATCACGTAAAATGTATTATATTGTTCATTACTTTTAGTTACCAATATATGACGTGGTTAATAAAACCGTGGACATTCTTAAGTACGTTAACAAACATTTATTATGTTATGTAGCACTACATTATTCACCGACGTGTTAGCATTGTATCGTTAGTTGGCTAAGAAGGTAGTCGCTAACTTCAgttagcaaaaaaaaacgttctgGTTTACATTACTATGGTGATCAAACCCGAAAACTTATCTGGGAACATGTAACGTTAAAATAAACTAGGCCTAATGTAAAGTCTTGTTTGAAAGGTATTCCATCCGATGAGGAGCAGGCAACTGGACTGGAGAAAATCGTTATGCACGCACTGAAAGACGGTTCGGTAAGTTCTTAGCATTTGAAGGGATATTTCAGCTATCTTCACATTAACGCGAGGCCTGTTGTGCAAACTTTATAGTCTTTTACGCTGTTTGGTTGCATCAGTTTTTAGAGATGCGATAAGTGACTTGATATAAAATCAAACTTGTGGGAAATATGTTTGTTTACTAGGATCCATACAGCATGTTGAAGCCCAAGGAATATGCAGGGTCCAAGCAGGATCCACATCTTGTCCCTTCCATCACAAATAAGAGGGTCGtcggctgtgtgtgtaagtgtcctAAGTTCATTTGGATAGATAGcctactgattttttttttaagaccaAATATAAAACGAACCAGAAAATACGTTTAAAAGACTATTTCATATATTGCTATTGCTGCTGTTGATCAGTTTGGGATTGTCAATGTATATCTCGAGGTGCTCTGGTCATTGTGCTAGCAGCCAGCTCCATGTTTGGGGCTAGCTTTAGCTGTCATATGTTGTGGTGTGACCCCTGAGTAATGTCAATGCCTTTTGCCTGCTCTCTTAATAGGTGAGGAGGACAACACAGCGGTGGTGTGGTTCTGGCTCCATGCAGGAGAAGCCCAGCGCTGCCCTTCCTGTGGGTCTCATTACCAGCTTGTCTCCCACGAGCTTCCCCATTAAgacagcagtgtgtgtacaTAGCAGTTTGTCTccaaaaatgaaattattccgTGTTCACACAATTTTACACACAATCAATAAGAAAAGCCTCAATCAGTAGTTGTGGATTTATTATCCTCATCACAAGAGCCCGCTTACATGTATTCACAAGTTGTACATGTGCTCCTCCTGATTattaaaatattaaatatataattGTGTTaatggtgtgtttgtttacgCATGCAGTTGGAGTTTACAAAATTACAAACTAATGTGTTTTATCAAACTTAAAatatagagcagtgtttctcaaactttttcagaccaggGACCaccacaatttaaaaaaaaaaaaaaaaaaaaaaacagtagacctacttcaacagtatattacacagtaggcttactcactgaaccaccttgcttattgtgtcagaggattcatatgatttaaactggtgtagcttacataggcagtgttgcagaactgtttggatttacaacaagttggttcaatattgcaaaacaTTCatcaatattatattttatcacgtctgctcgtggaccacttgggatagcttgcggaccacactttgagaaacactgatagAGGATGTTTGTGTTCAGGATAATTCCAGTAGGTGTCACTGTGTAGCTGCTTTGGAAAAATATTCTGATGCTAGTGGTTGTATGTAGAAAGAACTTGTTTTTGCAACTATCACTAGATGCAAGAACTTGAAATTATTTATCCATTTACATTAGAACATGTAGTTAGTTTAAACTTAAAAGTCAGATTTTAATTGAAGATGGCCATTTGCAGATTTATTCAATTTATATTGAATGCTCAGTGTAAATATCTAAAGAattgagatttttttttgtttttttttttgttaaaactaATCCTTTGAGGAACTCTGTCATTGTTCTTAATTTCAGGTCTGAACAACTTATATCTAGCTTTCCTTTGTGTTCAAGATGAGTAGCAAACAGTGCTACAAAACCTGCTCTCaaaatattttagttttattgcAACAAAGAGCCAATAGCCATAAATAAGTTCATATAAGTACAAGCTGGGAAGCCCAAAAAGGGTCCCAAAAGACATATACCAATTTAAAGGTCATGATACAGCTGATCTTGATTAACAGCACTTTGGCATGGAAGAAACATCAGATATTTTAAAGACCTGGAGGTTTGATGGGAATGTTTTCATGTAAACTCAGAATGGTAAAAGTATATCTTCATTACAACCTTTTTGCACTTTGTGCATGATCAAgtaacacaaaaaaagaaaatgtccaGAGATATCAGTGGTATGTGTAATAAAACTCGGTTGAGCAGCTTTCTGGTTTGGAGGAGCTTTGCTGCTGTGGCAACTACCAGTGTTATTCGTCTAATCATTATTGGACATCATTTGCTGGTGGCTTTTTGTGATGAAGAGTGGGATATGATAATGATACAGATACAATAAGTTTGTCAGTCTGTCCTTTTTGTTCATACATTTGTTTATTGCATATTTTCATGAAACTTACTGCAAAACTCCAGAATGTCCTTAATAGAGTTGAACAATTGTGAGTTTGCTTTGCTGTATGAAAAACTTCTATATCTGGTAGTAAATTGGCAGCACAAGTCACTAAACTAAAAAAGCCCTTGAAATAGTCACAGACTGTGGGCAAGTCATGTTTGTGGGAGGTCATGTTTTGTGAAATGTGCAAGCCGTGTCCACCCTGTGAAATTGAGAGTCCAGTGACTTTCCCTTGCCCTTTCCTTTTCATGCAATCATGTCCAGAAAAAAGGTTCATTAGATTAGACACAGGAACAATTCTTGAGTTATCTAACAATCTGACTATCTGactgcatgaaaatgcactgtactgttcttcctaggcattttattacagtgcattttctgtactgttcttcctataggcttcttcttattattattattacagtgcatgaaaatgcactgtaggctactgttcttcctaggcttcttcttcttcttcttcttctaacacgtttaatgcagcttccaccgtttaacgtagaaacttcattcgaactatgttacgtaggtcttacttaggacaagaGTGCTATGTATGTTTCATAataatcgcttcctgccaggacagggcttttcccaaatcacggaagaaacgtcgacgcagcggtatagtagcagataatcagggaagtcttatttaaataaactcctggtgcacttgcaaactttctaatgcctcgttattgcactaaaggtcatagttgtactactgcagAAGTTTCGTATCATtgagggcattattagtgggataatttacgagataaaagtggGTTCCATCATGACTGCAgaacgtcattagtttctgacagcgctactcgaccagggttcgaccaagggaaaaaaggttctgggagggtgtttggctcggggtcatggtgcaaaggaccctagggtgaaattactccgaaccatcgctttaagcaattagaatcctaggccaggtgttccggccacctggatcaactgccagtctcaggctttaagcatacagtctcattttcttaagactacacatcttgttcagctgtttcctctgtccacaacataatttaaccatttaaactatccacctatttaactgttcagtcattccaactatattaaacctcatttacctagcaaatcatttaaccatttaaactatacacctatttaactgttcagtcattccaactatattaaacctcatctaggcctacctcgcaaataatttaaccttatatccacctatttaactgttcagtcattccaactatattaaacctcatctacctagcaaaaaatgtaaccatttaaactatccacgtATTTAACTGTGCAGTCATtcaaactatattaaacctcatctacgcaaataatttaaccttttaaactatccacctatttaactgttcagtcattccaactattaaacctcatctaccttgcaaataatttaaccatttaaactatatacaaatttaactgttcaggcattccaactacattaaacctcatctaggtTTTTCAACTTtttcacttttgacacttaaaatgtcccacggcacactaacatcctgtgtgaggaaaaaacataccatagcctaaaatttcaaataatacacagatatggccttattatggcttctatgcaagacctgctcaagaAAGCAAGCGCCCTCTGtctcatttgtaggtgactatatctataaTTTAATTGTtcttatgaactggatatgtgatgattctgtgaataatgGATATGGGGGCCccattgtacaatgcctgca
Encoded proteins:
- the LOC121680069 gene encoding cytochrome c oxidase subunit 5B, mitochondrial, with protein sequence MAARLLLRTAVRAATTARVTPVKTLARGMAAGGIPSDEEQATGLEKIVMHALKDGSDPYSMLKPKEYAGSKQDPHLVPSITNKRVVGCVCEEDNTAVVWFWLHAGEAQRCPSCGSHYQLVSHELPH